Sequence from the Aquimarina sp. Aq107 genome:
CATATATATTATTGCCCATCAATTATCTCTTCTGAAGAAGTTATAGAAATTCTAAAAAAAACGAATATCCAAATTGATTTATTTGAAATTACCTTAGAAATTTATCAAAAACTATCTCATCGATCTACAACCGAAGGTATTATAGCAATTGCAAAATGCAAAGAAATATCACTTCAACACTTAGTTCTTGAAACAAAAAATCCATTAATTTTAGTTGCAGAATCCCCGGAAAAACCGGGAAATATTGGTGCATTGCTACGTACTGCGGATGCTGCAAAAGTAGATGCGGTTCTAATTGCAAATCCAAGAACAGATATCTACAACCCAAATATAATTAGATCAAGCGTTGGGTGTGTATTTACAAATAATGTAGCAACTGGATCCACTTCCGAAATTATCTCCTTTCTTACTGCTCAAGGTATTGATATATATGGAGCTGCATTACAATCTTCTGAAAATTATTACACACAAGATTATACTAAACCTACTGCAATTGTCGTTGGTACAGAAGATAAGGGCTTAACCGATGAGTGGTTAAATAACACCACACAAAATATTAAAATCCCAATGAGTGGTGTTATAGATTCAATGAATGTTTCAGTAGCTGCAGGAATACTAATTTTTGAAGCAAAACGACAACGTGATTTTGTTGTGTGATACTTAAAAAATCACTAACTTTCTAAACCTACAAATCCCAAAGCTACAAACCTATACAAATGACGTCAAACACGCTCTTTCAACTATTGATTGCTATTATTATAATAGTATTTCTAATAGATTCTTTACTGGATATTTTAAACGCCAGACATTACAATAACGAAATCCCTGATGAACTCTCTGATGTTTACCCAGAAGATGAGTATCAAAAATCAATAGCCTATAAAAAGGCTAATTACAAGTTTAAGCTAATATCTTCTTTAGTTTCTTTATGCATCATGCTTTTATTCTTTTACTTAGATGGTTTTGCTTGGGTAGATAATATCGCCAGAAGTTTTTCAAACAACTCTATTATTGTTGGACTTCTATTTTTTGGTATTATAATGATCAGTAGTGATATTCTATCGACACCTGCTGCATATTATAAAACCTTTATTATAGAAGAACAATTCGGGTTTAATAAAACAACTATTAAAACTTTTTTTATTGATAAAATCAAAGGGATTATTATGATGATCATTGTTGGAGGTGGTCTTTTAGCATTAATTATGTGGTTTTATGAAATTACCGGAAAATATTTTTGGGTCTATGCCTGGGCATTAATTTCTATTTTTACATTAGCTATGAATATGTTCTATGCTAAATTGATAGTTCCATTGTTTAATAAACAAACACCTTTAGAACCAGGTGAGTTAAGAGATACAATTCAAGAATATTCTAATAACGTTGGTTTTCAATTAAGAGATATTTTTGTAATTGATGGATCAAAAAGAAGTACTAAAGCGAATGCTTATTTTTCTGGTTTAGGAAGTGAAAAAAGAATCACATTATATGACACACTGATTAAAGACCTTAACAAAGAAGAAATTGTAGCGGTTCTAGCTCACGAAGTTGGGCACTATAAAAAACGTCATGTAATCATGAATCTTCTTTTATCAATTTTACTCACAGGAGTAACACTATGGTTTTTATCTTTATTTATTGCAAACCCACTTCTTTCAGAAGCATTAGGTGTAGAAATACCTTCATTTCATATTGGACTAGTTGCTTTTGGAATCTTGTATAGCCCAATATCTGAGATAACTGGACTTATTATGAATGTTGTTTCTAGAGCTTTTGAATACCAAGCAGATGACTATGCTAAAAGCTCTTATGATGGTGAAGCCTTAATAAATAGTTTAAAAAAATTATCAAAAAATAACTTAAGTAATCTGACACCACATCCTGCTATGGTGTTCATTCATTACTCACATCCAACTCTTTTACAAAGGATTAAAAATATACGTAAATAAATGAGGTAAGATAGTCTTGGTGGTTACAATTCTTAATTGTATTTTTAACTCTTACTCGATGTTTAGAATCAAATATTTTTAACCATTAAGTAAGCACACAGTCACATTAAAAATAGGCTTTCAAAGAAAACTTTATAGTATGACAGAAGCCGCTATAGAAGAGGAAAACAAACAAATTGCTAAGCAATACAAAGAATTGCTTCGTATTAGTTATAGAGATCTTAGTAAAGAAGATAAAAAACTAATACGACAAGCGTTTGATATTGCTGTAGATGCTCATAAAGATCAGAGACGTAAGAGTGGAGAAGCCTATATCTTCCACCCTATTGCTGTTGCTAAAATTGTAGCAAGCGAAATTGGACTGGATGCAACTTCTATAGCTGCAGCATTACTTCACGATGTTGTCGAGGATACAGAATATACCTTAGTAGATATCGAACAAATGTTCGGAGATACTGTTGCTCGCATTGTAGATGGGTTAACAAAAATATCTTCTCTAAAAAAAGATAAAGATATATCCCTTCAGGCTGAGAATTTCAGAAAAATGCTACTTACCCTTAATGATGATGTAAGGGTTATTATTATTAAAATAGCAGATCGTTTACACAATATGCAAACGATGGATGCAATGCGTCCTGACAAGCAAGTTAAAATTGCGTCAGAGACCTTATACATCTATGCTCCTTTGGCACATAGAATAGGTCTTTATAATATCAAAACAGAATTAGAAGATCTAGGATTAAAATATACTGAACCCGAAGTTTACAAGGATATTTTAGAGAAAATCAAAGAGAGTAAAGAAGAACAAGATGTTTACATAAAACGGTTTTCTGATAAAATAAAAGAAGGACTTGATAAGGAAGGCTTAGATTATGAAATTAAAGGAAGACCAAAGTCAATTTTTTCAATCAGACGTAAAATTCTGAAACAAAACATTTCATTTGAAGAAGTTTATGACAAATTTGCCATAAGAATCATATACAAAGCAGATGATATAGAAAACGAAAAATTCATTGCTTGGAAAATATACACTATAGTTACTGACTATTATAGACCAAATCCTATACGACTTAGGGATTGGATTTCTCAACCAAAATCTACGGGATATGAAGCCTTACATATCACTGTAATTGGTCCTGATAGCCAATGGGTAGAAGTGCAGATACGTAGTGAACGAATGCATGAAATTGCAGAAAAAGGATATGCAGCGCATTATAAATATAAAAACACCGAAGAAAAACAAGATCAAGGGCTTGATGGTTGGTTAAATAGATTACAAGAAGCACTAGAAAATTCTGAAGCAAACGCAGTTGATTTCGTGGAGGAATTTAAACTTAATCTATATGCAAAAGAAATCTTTGTCTTTACTCCTGAAGGAGATTTAAAATCTTTGCCCAAAGGAGCAACAGCATTGGACTTTGGCTTTAGCGTACATACAGAAGTTGGACTAAGAACTAGAGGAGCTAGAGTGAATAATAAATTAGTTCCGCTAAGTCATGAACTTAAAAGTGGAGATCAAGTAGAAATTATTACTTCTACTAAATCAAAACCTTCATCAAACTGGTTAGATTATGCAACTACCGCTAGAGCAAGATCTAAAATCAAATCTGCCTTACGTGATGAAAAGAAACAGATAGCCGAAGAAGGAAAAGTAGTTCTTAAACGTAAACTACGCTCCCAAAAAATAACCATGGGAGAAAAAGTAGTTAACGAACTGGTTCTATACTTTAAACTCAAAACTAGTCAAGATCTTTTCTATAGAGTTGGTATCGGAACTATTGATAACCAAAAAATTAAAGAATTCGCTACTACACGTAGTAATGTCTTCATGAATTTTATTAAAAATAAAATTCGACGAGGAAATGCCAAAGATGTGAATAAAGATGAAATTACGTCTAAGTATGATCTTTTAGTATTTGGTAAGGATTCTGAAAAACTAGAATACAAACTATCCAATTGTTGTAATCCTATAGCTGGAGATAATGTTTTTGGTTTTA
This genomic interval carries:
- a CDS encoding RNA methyltransferase encodes the protein MLKQITSIQNPKIKFLNQLKEKSKIRKKENRFFIEGRREISLSISGGYKIEHIYYCPSIISSEEVIEILKKTNIQIDLFEITLEIYQKLSHRSTTEGIIAIAKCKEISLQHLVLETKNPLILVAESPEKPGNIGALLRTADAAKVDAVLIANPRTDIYNPNIIRSSVGCVFTNNVATGSTSEIISFLTAQGIDIYGAALQSSENYYTQDYTKPTAIVVGTEDKGLTDEWLNNTTQNIKIPMSGVIDSMNVSVAAGILIFEAKRQRDFVV
- a CDS encoding M48 family metallopeptidase, which gives rise to MTSNTLFQLLIAIIIIVFLIDSLLDILNARHYNNEIPDELSDVYPEDEYQKSIAYKKANYKFKLISSLVSLCIMLLFFYLDGFAWVDNIARSFSNNSIIVGLLFFGIIMISSDILSTPAAYYKTFIIEEQFGFNKTTIKTFFIDKIKGIIMMIIVGGGLLALIMWFYEITGKYFWVYAWALISIFTLAMNMFYAKLIVPLFNKQTPLEPGELRDTIQEYSNNVGFQLRDIFVIDGSKRSTKANAYFSGLGSEKRITLYDTLIKDLNKEEIVAVLAHEVGHYKKRHVIMNLLLSILLTGVTLWFLSLFIANPLLSEALGVEIPSFHIGLVAFGILYSPISEITGLIMNVVSRAFEYQADDYAKSSYDGEALINSLKKLSKNNLSNLTPHPAMVFIHYSHPTLLQRIKNIRK
- a CDS encoding bifunctional (p)ppGpp synthetase/guanosine-3',5'-bis(diphosphate) 3'-pyrophosphohydrolase, whose protein sequence is MTEAAIEEENKQIAKQYKELLRISYRDLSKEDKKLIRQAFDIAVDAHKDQRRKSGEAYIFHPIAVAKIVASEIGLDATSIAAALLHDVVEDTEYTLVDIEQMFGDTVARIVDGLTKISSLKKDKDISLQAENFRKMLLTLNDDVRVIIIKIADRLHNMQTMDAMRPDKQVKIASETLYIYAPLAHRIGLYNIKTELEDLGLKYTEPEVYKDILEKIKESKEEQDVYIKRFSDKIKEGLDKEGLDYEIKGRPKSIFSIRRKILKQNISFEEVYDKFAIRIIYKADDIENEKFIAWKIYTIVTDYYRPNPIRLRDWISQPKSTGYEALHITVIGPDSQWVEVQIRSERMHEIAEKGYAAHYKYKNTEEKQDQGLDGWLNRLQEALENSEANAVDFVEEFKLNLYAKEIFVFTPEGDLKSLPKGATALDFGFSVHTEVGLRTRGARVNNKLVPLSHELKSGDQVEIITSTKSKPSSNWLDYATTARARSKIKSALRDEKKQIAEEGKVVLKRKLRSQKITMGEKVVNELVLYFKLKTSQDLFYRVGIGTIDNQKIKEFATTRSNVFMNFIKNKIRRGNAKDVNKDEITSKYDLLVFGKDSEKLEYKLSNCCNPIAGDNVFGFITVNEGIKIHKKDCPNALQLQSNYAYRIIQAKWIDSSQEVFKAVIRLNGIDNIGVVNEVTQIISNNMHLAIYNMNFDTNDGVFTGKITVGVKNKNTLKTVIQNLSKVNGIDKVIRE